The Stenotrophomonas indicatrix DNA segment ACCAGCGCATCGCCCTGGTCGCAGGCGAGGGCGCCACCAGGCATGAAGTCCGGCTGCAGGTCGATCACCAGCAGGGCGACATCAGCGGGCAGGGCGGTCATGGCAGGTCCGGCACAACGGAAGAAGGGCGACCAGCGTGGCCGCCACTCGCGCGCACGTCAATCGCTGCTGGCGGCGTCGTTGTCCTGCCCGTAATACAGCAGGCCGATCTTGATGCGCTCGCGGCCGTTCTCACGACGGTGGCGGTTGGCGTCGCGCAGCGAATACACGCAGCCACAGTATTCCTGCTGGTAGAACTGCTCGCGTTTGCTGATCTCGACCATGCGGCTGGCACCGCCTCCCTTGCGCCAGTTGTAGTCCCAGTACTGCAAGCCTTCGTAGTGCGAGGCGGCGCGCACGCCGCAGTCGTTGATCTGCGCCATGTTCTTCCAGCGCGAGATGCCCAGCGAGGAGCTGATGGTGTCGTAGCCGTGTTCGTGCGCGTACAGCGCGGTGCGCTCGAAACGCATGTCGAAGCACATCGTGCAGCGGATGCCGCGCTCGGGTTCATTCTC contains these protein-coding regions:
- a CDS encoding epoxyqueuosine reductase QueH, with the translated sequence MTELQRPTLTLPDNGQRLLLHSCCAPCSGEVMEAITASGIDYAIFFYNPNIHPVKEYELRKQENIRFAEQHGIPFIDCDYDTDNWFSRARGMENEPERGIRCTMCFDMRFERTALYAHEHGYDTISSSLGISRWKNMAQINDCGVRAASHYEGLQYWDYNWRKGGGASRMVEISKREQFYQQEYCGCVYSLRDANRHRRENGRERIKIGLLYYGQDNDAASSD